In one Culex quinquefasciatus strain JHB chromosome 2, VPISU_Cqui_1.0_pri_paternal, whole genome shotgun sequence genomic region, the following are encoded:
- the LOC6041444 gene encoding synaptotagmin-12 isoform X1, with protein MVFVSSAVLGAAAGTGLALLVAVTIVMYRYYVVRRKGKEWAELDRLEEKKAARKINLQQECSVISGSHPVQPPSSVPQHGLVSECGKGGPLEVSSSPLQPNLEQKPKPYSSRQKPPPPSASRNNSTESVHSRASSCRESPKFASHINAETRSTISENFIIQKSHSPGRLRTFSLEGRLPLAYEPDGRVGSKESVTSVFSVNPRDINSPKKRNSTVSCATLPRHAEIASVPDSPSGSIRSDSTRSPRRRVPIIMAANDINTVLGRFHLRLQYDGVKEELMVHLVEAQELISLSEGGFRDPYVRLFLDTDEEHRTMQTAIHRAETHPFFDQHYSFLLRPRNLVKTNFVLQLLDYDRFSRDEVIGEIRFLLNTLDLSGCEIWGDLIAVKKPTEQSAELLISLSYLPQAERLTVVVMKAKNLHVVHEPFVKLYLIVNDKRAKKRKTSAIRAADPSNPIWNEAFTFDLPASQLQDAGVELFVTSNEGETQEPGCAVGLQEGGSGSAHWQDLMQNSRKPIAMWHTLR; from the exons ATGGTGTTCGTGAGTTCTGCCGTGTTGGGGGCAGCCGCTGGCACGGGACTGGCCCTGCTAGTGGCCGTTACGATCGTAATGTACCGCTACTACGTGGTCCGGCGCAAGGGCAAAGAGTGGGCCGAGCTGGACCGGCTGGAGGAGAAAAAGGCAGCCCGGAAAATCAATCTGCAG CAAGAGTGCAGCGTGATTAGTGGTTCCCATCCGGTGCAACCACCGTCGAGCGTTCCCCAGCACGGACTAGTCAGCGAGTGTGGCAAGGGTGGTCCACTGGAGGTGAGCTCGAGTCCGTTGCAACCGAACCTGGAGCAAAAACCGAAACCGTACTCCAGCCGGCAGAAGCCCCCACCTCCGTCGGCTTCCAGGAACAACAGCACCGAAAGTGTGCATTCTCGAGCATCG AGTTGTCGTGAGTCGCCCAAATTTGCTTCGCATATTAACGCAGAAACAAGATCGACCATTTCAGAAAACTTTATCATTCAG AAATCCCACTCCCCGGGCCGTCTACGAACGTTCAGTCTCGAGGGTCGTCTTCCGCTAGCTTACGAACCGGACGGCCGCGTTGGCTCCAAGGAAAGTGTAACGTCGGTCTTTTCCGTCAACCCGCGGGACATCAACTCACCGAAAAAGCGCAACAGTACGGTTTCGTGTGCCACCCTACCGCGGCATGCGGAAATTGCCAGCGTTCCGGACAGCCCGAGCGGATCGATTCGGTCGGACAGTACCCGGTCTCCGCGGCGTCGAGTTCCCATCATTATGGCTGCGAATGACATCAATACGGTTCTGGGTCGGTTCCACCTACGGTTGCAGTACGACGGAGTGAAGGAAGAGCTGATGGTGCATCTGGTGGAAG CACAAGAGTTGATTTCCTTGTCGGAAGGTGGCTTTCGAGATCCTTATGTAAGGTTGTTCTTGGACACTGACGAAGAACATCGCACAATGCAAACGGCTATCCATCGAGCGGAAACTCATCCATTTTTTGATCAGCATTATTCATTCCTGCTGCGTCCGAGGAATCTCGTGAAGACTAATTTCGTCCTACAG CTCCTCGATTACGATCGATTTTCGCGCGATGAGGTGATTGGCGAGATTCGGTTCCTGCTCAACACGTTGGACCTGTCGGGGTGtgaaatttggggtgatttGATTGCGGTTAAAAAGCCCACGGAACAGTCGGCGGAGCTGTTGATCTCGTTGAGTTATCTGCCACAGGCAGAGCGGCTAACCGTGGTCGTGATGAAGGCCAAGAATTTGCACGTCGTGCATGAGCCGTTTGTGAag CTCTACCTGATTGTGAACGACAAGCGCGCCAAGAAGCGAAAGACCAGCGCCATCCGGGCCGCAGACCCGTCCAACCCGATCTGGAACGAGGCGTTTACATTTGACCTGCCAGCCTCGCAGCTGCAGGACGCCGGTGTCGAGCTGTTTGTCACATCGAATGAGGGTGAAACGCAGGAACCGGGCTGTGCTGTCGGGCTGCAGGAGGGCGGTTCCGGGTCAGCGCACTGGCAGGATCTGATGCAGAACAGCCGCAAACCGATCGCCATGTGGCACACGTTGAGATAA
- the LOC6041444 gene encoding synaptotagmin-5 isoform X2, with the protein MVFVSSAVLGAAAGTGLALLVAVTIVMYRYYVVRRKGKEWAELDRLEEKKAARKINLQQECSVISGSHPVQPPSSVPQHGLVSECGKGGPLEVSSSPLQPNLEQKPKPYSSRQKPPPPSASRNNSTESVHSRASKSHSPGRLRTFSLEGRLPLAYEPDGRVGSKESVTSVFSVNPRDINSPKKRNSTVSCATLPRHAEIASVPDSPSGSIRSDSTRSPRRRVPIIMAANDINTVLGRFHLRLQYDGVKEELMVHLVEAQELISLSEGGFRDPYVRLFLDTDEEHRTMQTAIHRAETHPFFDQHYSFLLRPRNLVKTNFVLQLLDYDRFSRDEVIGEIRFLLNTLDLSGCEIWGDLIAVKKPTEQSAELLISLSYLPQAERLTVVVMKAKNLHVVHEPFVKLYLIVNDKRAKKRKTSAIRAADPSNPIWNEAFTFDLPASQLQDAGVELFVTSNEGETQEPGCAVGLQEGGSGSAHWQDLMQNSRKPIAMWHTLR; encoded by the exons ATGGTGTTCGTGAGTTCTGCCGTGTTGGGGGCAGCCGCTGGCACGGGACTGGCCCTGCTAGTGGCCGTTACGATCGTAATGTACCGCTACTACGTGGTCCGGCGCAAGGGCAAAGAGTGGGCCGAGCTGGACCGGCTGGAGGAGAAAAAGGCAGCCCGGAAAATCAATCTGCAG CAAGAGTGCAGCGTGATTAGTGGTTCCCATCCGGTGCAACCACCGTCGAGCGTTCCCCAGCACGGACTAGTCAGCGAGTGTGGCAAGGGTGGTCCACTGGAGGTGAGCTCGAGTCCGTTGCAACCGAACCTGGAGCAAAAACCGAAACCGTACTCCAGCCGGCAGAAGCCCCCACCTCCGTCGGCTTCCAGGAACAACAGCACCGAAAGTGTGCATTCTCGAGCATCG AAATCCCACTCCCCGGGCCGTCTACGAACGTTCAGTCTCGAGGGTCGTCTTCCGCTAGCTTACGAACCGGACGGCCGCGTTGGCTCCAAGGAAAGTGTAACGTCGGTCTTTTCCGTCAACCCGCGGGACATCAACTCACCGAAAAAGCGCAACAGTACGGTTTCGTGTGCCACCCTACCGCGGCATGCGGAAATTGCCAGCGTTCCGGACAGCCCGAGCGGATCGATTCGGTCGGACAGTACCCGGTCTCCGCGGCGTCGAGTTCCCATCATTATGGCTGCGAATGACATCAATACGGTTCTGGGTCGGTTCCACCTACGGTTGCAGTACGACGGAGTGAAGGAAGAGCTGATGGTGCATCTGGTGGAAG CACAAGAGTTGATTTCCTTGTCGGAAGGTGGCTTTCGAGATCCTTATGTAAGGTTGTTCTTGGACACTGACGAAGAACATCGCACAATGCAAACGGCTATCCATCGAGCGGAAACTCATCCATTTTTTGATCAGCATTATTCATTCCTGCTGCGTCCGAGGAATCTCGTGAAGACTAATTTCGTCCTACAG CTCCTCGATTACGATCGATTTTCGCGCGATGAGGTGATTGGCGAGATTCGGTTCCTGCTCAACACGTTGGACCTGTCGGGGTGtgaaatttggggtgatttGATTGCGGTTAAAAAGCCCACGGAACAGTCGGCGGAGCTGTTGATCTCGTTGAGTTATCTGCCACAGGCAGAGCGGCTAACCGTGGTCGTGATGAAGGCCAAGAATTTGCACGTCGTGCATGAGCCGTTTGTGAag CTCTACCTGATTGTGAACGACAAGCGCGCCAAGAAGCGAAAGACCAGCGCCATCCGGGCCGCAGACCCGTCCAACCCGATCTGGAACGAGGCGTTTACATTTGACCTGCCAGCCTCGCAGCTGCAGGACGCCGGTGTCGAGCTGTTTGTCACATCGAATGAGGGTGAAACGCAGGAACCGGGCTGTGCTGTCGGGCTGCAGGAGGGCGGTTCCGGGTCAGCGCACTGGCAGGATCTGATGCAGAACAGCCGCAAACCGATCGCCATGTGGCACACGTTGAGATAA